From a single Nicotiana tomentosiformis chromosome 2, ASM39032v3, whole genome shotgun sequence genomic region:
- the LOC104118989 gene encoding transcription factor MYB60: MGRPPCCDKIGIKKGPWTPEEDIVLVSYIQEHGPGNWRSVPTNTGLMRCSKSCRLRWTNYLRPGIKRGNFTPHEEGMIVHLQALLGNKWAAIASYLPQRTDNDIKNYWNTHLKKKLKKFQTGLDSHLSTPPADSSTCDHFSWNFMSDNNKQGSKLLLQQNHNSPNSSSSFYASSTENISRLLEGWMRSSPNPSRKVDEMILHENQNSQDQDLFKSRETSLVQDGGISNGIKTIPKEYMSVISDISACESSGVAEKTMNTNTPPPFTYLEKWLLEENAGQVEELMELPMIFT; the protein is encoded by the exons ATGGGAAGGCCTCCTTGTTGTGATAAAATAGGTATAAAAAAAGGTCCTTGGACTCCTGAAGAAGATATTGTTTTGGTCTCTTATATTCAAGAACATGGTCCTGGAAATTGGAGATCAGTCCCTACTAATACTG GGTTGATGAGGTGCAGCAAAAGTTGCAGGCTAAGGTGGACAAATTACTTGAGGCCAGGAATCAAAAGGGGTAATTTCACTCCACATGAAGAAGGAATGATTGTCCATCTTCAAGCTTTATTGGGTAACAA ATGGGCAGCCATAGCATCATATCTACCACAAAGGACAGACAATGACATAAAGAACTATTGGAACACTCATCTAAAGAAAAAGCTCAAGAAATTCCAAACAGGTTTGGATTCACATTTGAGTACTCCTCCTGCAGATTCTagcacttgtgatcatttttcaTGGAATTTCATGAGTGACAATAATAAGCAAGGCTCAAAGTTATTACTACAACAGAACCACAACTCTCCAAATTCTTCCTCTTCCTTTTATGCTTCAAGTACTGAGAATATTTCAAGACTTTTAGAAGGTTGGATGAGATCTTCTCCAAACCCTTCTAGAAAAGTTGATGAAATGATTTTGCATGAAAATCAAAATAGCCAAGATCAAGACCTATTTAAAAGCCGTGAAACTTCTCTGGTTCAGGATGGAGGAATTAGCAACGGTATTAAAACAATTCCAAAAGAATACATGTCTGTTATTTCAGATATATCAGCTTGTGAAAGCAGTGGAGTTGCTGAAAAGACAATGAATACTAATACCCCTCCTCCATTCACATATCTTGAAAAGTGGCTGCTTGAAGAAAATGCTGGTCAAGTTGAAGAACTTATGGAACTTCCTATGATATTcacttaa